Proteins co-encoded in one Bacillota bacterium genomic window:
- a CDS encoding hydrogenase small subunit, translating to MDYCDFRDLVTCSGENTTAVLIRELNRFLDQAAKPKPPVIWFEANACSGDSISLFNAAGPGLEQILSSIIDLRYSNALMAAEGPAAIEELAAAATANAGVFVLVVEGAIPVAARGRYGIVSWRGPMGTAGDAVTVASIVEWLGSLAGSVVAVGTCATHGGPSAARPNPSGSLGTSAALGRRDVINVTGCPAHPDWTMATLAHLLMYGPPGLDRWGRPTLIYGDTVHRHCQRRSYFDRGEFATGPGRRECMFEAGCVGPVTHSDCPYRQWNSYVNWPVKASTPCIGCTTPEFPDGSTPFFAPLPVKRPGSPPGGHKEGIRV from the coding sequence GTGGATTACTGCGATTTCAGGGATCTCGTAACGTGTAGCGGCGAGAACACCACCGCCGTTCTCATCCGGGAGCTCAACCGGTTTCTCGACCAGGCGGCAAAACCGAAGCCCCCCGTCATCTGGTTTGAGGCCAACGCCTGCTCGGGGGATTCAATATCGTTGTTTAACGCCGCCGGCCCGGGCCTCGAGCAGATACTGTCCTCAATTATCGATCTGCGATACAGTAACGCGCTCATGGCTGCCGAGGGGCCGGCGGCCATCGAGGAGCTCGCCGCAGCCGCGACCGCGAACGCGGGGGTATTCGTACTGGTGGTCGAGGGCGCCATCCCGGTGGCGGCCCGGGGAAGGTATGGCATCGTATCATGGCGGGGGCCAATGGGTACCGCGGGGGACGCGGTGACAGTCGCTTCGATCGTCGAATGGCTGGGGTCCCTTGCGGGGTCAGTAGTCGCCGTAGGAACGTGCGCCACGCACGGCGGCCCGTCCGCCGCGAGGCCGAATCCGAGCGGCAGCCTGGGGACCTCGGCGGCTCTCGGCCGGAGAGACGTGATAAACGTCACGGGTTGCCCGGCTCACCCGGACTGGACGATGGCGACACTCGCCCACCTCCTGATGTACGGCCCTCCTGGGCTCGACAGGTGGGGCAGACCCACCCTGATATACGGGGACACCGTACACCGCCACTGCCAGCGGCGATCGTACTTCGACCGGGGCGAATTCGCCACCGGCCCCGGACGGCGCGAGTGCATGTTCGAGGCCGGGTGCGTGGGGCCGGTCACCCATTCAGATTGCCCGTATAGGCAGTGGAATTCGTACGTGAACTGGCCGGTAAAGGCGAGCACCCCGTGCATTGGCTGCACGACACCGGAATTTCCCGACGGCTCCACACCATTTTTCGCGCCGCTTCCGGTCAAGCGCCCGGGTTCGCCGCCCGGCGGGCATAAGGAGGGGATTCGAGTCTGA